One segment of Ziziphus jujuba cultivar Dongzao chromosome 12, ASM3175591v1 DNA contains the following:
- the LOC125418537 gene encoding type IV inositol polyphosphate 5-phosphatase 9: MPINQGEIMWPRLVANKVFRKRTGSNNFFADFRTNSDAILEGTSGVVDHDQPYLNTKAIFNPHNHNHKYKVFVSTWNVAGVEPHEDLNLEDWIDPSCDIYVLGFQEIVPLKASNVLGSENSKITMKWNSLIRQVLNNKLHRVKHKEKDQKIQKLQNFFTIKTEKLQDFQCIISKQMVGILISVWVRSDLRPFVHHPSVSCVGCGIMGCLGNKGSVSVRFRLHGTSFCLVCCHLASGGGEGDEKHRNSDVSEIMSRTSFPRVPLLDLPRKILDHDQVILLGDLNYRISLPEETTRLLVDGGEWNVLLENDQLRKELIDGQVLEGWHEGDIKFPPTYKYCPNSDTYFGCVQGRKDEKRRAPAWCDRIIWYGKGLNQHLYTRGELKLSDHRPVKAIFTAEVGVEPIIKGFHQSFFLSERFEQITNKFEVSSTNDFVCKSR; this comes from the exons ATGCCAATAAACCAAGGAGAA ATCATGTGGCCTAGATTAGTGGCTAACAAAGTCTTCAGAAAGCGAACCGGAAGCAATAACTTTTTTGCAGATTTTCGAACCAACTCGGATGCAATATTGGAAGGAACCTCGGGAGTTGTTGATCATGATCAACCATATTTGAATACCAAAGCAATCTTCAATCCTCACAATCATAACCACAAATACAA GGTTTTTGTTAGTACATGGAACGTTGCTGGGGTTGAGCCACATGAAGATTTGAACCTGGAGGATTGGATTGATCCCTCCTGTGATATCTATGTTCTTGG gtttCAAGAAATAGTGCCTCTGAAAGCATCAAACGTGCTGGGATCTGAGAATAGTAAGATCACCATGAAATGGAATTCCTTGATTAGACAAGTTTTGAACAATAAACTACACCGAGTCAAACACAAAGAAAAAGATCAGAAAATACAAAAGTTGCAAAACTTCTTCACTATCAAAACCGAAAAGCTACAAGATTTTCAGTGTATCATAAGCAAACAGATGGTTGGAATACTAATATCCGTTTGGGTTCGAAGCGATCTTCGTCCATTCGTTCACCATCCAAGTGTCTCATGTGTTGGCTGTGGCATCATGGGCTGCCTAGGAAACAAG GGTTCGGTTTCAGTAAGATTTCGGTTACATGGAACAAGTTTTTGCTTAGTGTGCTGTCATTTAGCTTCCGGGGGTGGAGAAGGAGATGAGAAACACAGAAACTCGGACGTTTCCGAAATAATGTCAAGAACAAGCTTTCCTAGAGTCCCCTTGCTTGATTTGCCAAGAAAGATTCTAGATCATGA TCAGGTAATATTGCTTGGCGATTTGAATTATCGAATTTCGTTACCAGAAGAAACAACAAGATTGTTAGTCGATGGAGGCGAATGGAATGTCTTGCTAGAAAATGATCAG CTAAGGAAGGAACTAATTGATGGTCAAGTACTTGAAGGTTGGCATGAAGGAGATATAAAATTTCCTCCAACTTACAAATATTGTCCAAATTCTGATACATATTTTGGCTGCGTCCAAGGTAGAAAAGACGAGAAGAGGCGTGCTCCTGCATG GTGCGATAGGATAATTTGGTATGGAAAGGGATTAAACCAACATCTATACACAAGAGGTGAATTAAAGTTGTCTGATCACAGACCTGTGAAGGCAATATTTACAGCTGAAGTTGGGGTGGAACCAATAATAAAAGGCTTTCATCAAAGCTTCTTTCTATCAGAAAGGTTTGAGCAGATTACAAACAAGTTTGAGGTATCCTCCACAAATGATTTCGTATGTAAAAGTAGATGA